The Fructilactobacillus ixorae genome has a window encoding:
- a CDS encoding KxYKxGKxW signal peptide domain-containing protein, protein MSRFNQKRRDAIFDNNKKIRYRMYKAGKRWLVAGTATVTGLAASLFLGVPSTFADATQQVSKQVDENSDLLISNQKATIPSTSTSNSDSSSGSTSSVSESTTSDSTSSGSASTNLTSTSSTSKSGSDRVESTSTTASQSESTTVTATQDAAQVSETGSASTSVVNGSMNMQLAAVSNDSQAKSTYTTSEIDSISNSVSDDYASQSASASESRSLVSNSQLTDASVAASASQSTSASQDQVSQTNASVSNRNRSYSESNSRIDGSLSTSASVSASRSKLGFDSMSQSNSMWLGSASASHAESTGYDSQYIYISEALSRGANSFAVKYPNGGAPVNEQDSFNSEQNYLSLQASQLSSNENSVLTSINDSHIIVQDSVSRSASRSAAISASNSTSTFDNLASSASASDSKVNKSISSYQQDSAQASMNYEKSVSASQSTSQQLSNDYSTSIEGSNSQVISTSESISRASVPESGKWRFRINE, encoded by the coding sequence ATGAGCAGATTTAATCAAAAACGACGTGATGCCATTTTTGATAACAATAAAAAAATCCGTTATCGGATGTACAAAGCCGGAAAACGGTGGTTGGTTGCCGGAACTGCAACCGTGACTGGACTGGCGGCTAGTTTGTTTTTAGGAGTGCCTTCGACATTCGCCGATGCCACCCAACAAGTCTCCAAACAGGTTGACGAAAATAGTGACCTGTTGATTAGTAATCAAAAAGCTACAATTCCGTCGACCTCAACTTCCAATAGTGATTCTAGTAGTGGCAGCACAAGCTCGGTCAGTGAATCAACGACGTCCGATTCAACTAGTTCCGGGAGTGCATCAACTAATTTGACGTCAACTTCCAGCACTAGCAAGAGCGGGAGTGACAGGGTGGAAAGTACGTCTACGACTGCTAGTCAATCCGAAAGTACCACTGTTACAGCAACCCAGGATGCTGCTCAAGTTAGTGAAACCGGGTCTGCTTCAACTTCAGTTGTGAATGGCTCCATGAACATGCAACTGGCGGCTGTAAGTAATGACAGCCAAGCCAAGTCCACCTACACCACTTCTGAAATCGATTCCATTAGTAACTCAGTTAGCGATGACTACGCTTCTCAATCCGCATCAGCGAGTGAATCACGTTCACTTGTTTCAAATTCACAATTAACGGATGCTTCCGTGGCTGCTAGTGCTAGCCAGTCGACTAGTGCTAGCCAGGATCAGGTCTCACAAACGAACGCCAGTGTTTCTAACCGGAATCGTTCCTATTCAGAATCTAATAGTCGCATCGACGGATCCCTATCAACTTCCGCTTCTGTTTCCGCGAGCCGGAGCAAGCTTGGGTTTGACAGCATGAGTCAATCTAACTCGATGTGGCTTGGTAGCGCATCGGCTTCCCATGCTGAGAGTACTGGGTACGATTCACAATATATTTATATTTCTGAAGCTCTTTCACGAGGAGCCAACTCATTTGCGGTTAAGTATCCCAATGGAGGAGCTCCTGTAAATGAGCAAGACTCATTTAACTCCGAGCAAAACTACCTGAGCCTGCAAGCTAGTCAACTGTCGTCCAATGAAAATAGTGTGCTGACGAGTATTAACGATAGTCATATCATCGTTCAAGATTCTGTTAGTCGGTCGGCGAGTCGGTCGGCGGCAATTAGTGCCTCAAATTCAACGTCGACTTTTGACAACCTAGCTTCGAGCGCTTCTGCTTCGGATAGCAAGGTTAACAAGAGCATCTCGAGTTACCAACAGGATTCTGCGCAAGCTAGCATGAATTACGAAAAGAGTGTGAGTGCCAGCCAATCAACTAGTCAACAGTTGAGTAACGACTACTCCACGAGTATCGAAGGGTCCAACAGTCAGGTAATTAGTACTTCAGAATCAATTAGTAGGGCTTCGGTCCCAGAGTCTGGAAAATGGCGCTTTAGAATCAATGAGTAG